In Mycobacterium sp. Aquia_213, the sequence AAGTGATCCGCAAGGTCGGCGAAATCACCGAGGTCCCGGTTCCGCCGGTGCGCTGGCTCGAGCCCACCGGCGAGGTCCTGGGCACACCCTTCTTCGTGATGGACTACGTCGCCGGCGAGGTGCCGCCCGACGTGATGCCCTATACCTTCGGCAACAACTGGTTCGCCGACGCGCCCGTCGAGCGGCAGCGCGAACTTCAGGACGCCACCGTTGGCGTACTGGCAAAGCTGCACTCAATCCCTAACGCTACGAGCACGTTTGGATTCCTGTCCGAGGGCCTGGGGGCACCTCCCGCTCGCGGGGGAGGCGATACCGCGCTGCGCCGGCACTACAACTGGGTGCGGGACTGGTACGACTTCGCGGTGCCCGACATCGGCCGCTCGCCCCTGCTGGAACGCACGTTTAGTTGGTTGGAAGACAACTGGCCGACGGAAGTCGACGCGCGTGAACCCGTGCTGCTGTGGGGTGACGCCCGGGTGGGCAACGTCCTGTACCGCGACTTCCAGCCGGTGGCGGTGCTGGACTGGGAGATGGTGACGCTGGGTCCCCGCGAGCTCGATGTCGCGTGGATGATCTACGCGCACATGGTATTCCAGGAACTCACTGGGCTTGCGGGGCTTCCTGGATTGCCCGATGTGATGCGCGAGGAGGACGTCCGCGCCACCTATCAGCGGCTCTCCGGAGTTGAGGTGGGTGACCTGCGCTGGTTCTACGTGTACTCCGGCGTGATGTGGGCTTGCGTGTTCATGCGCACCGGTGCGCGGCGAGTGCACTTCGGCGAGACCGAAAAGCCCGACGACGTCGAGTCGCTGTTCTACCACGCCGGATTGATGAAACGTCTTATCGGAGAGGACCAGTAATGCTCGGACCGCTCGACGAGTACCCGGTACACCAGATTCCCCAGCCGATCGCGTGGCCCGGCTCCTCGGACCGCAACTTCTACGACCGGTCCTATTACAACGCCCACGATCGCACCGGAAACATCTTCTTGATCAGCGGGATTGGCTACTACCCCAACCTCGGCGTCAAGGACG encodes:
- a CDS encoding phosphotransferase family protein, with the translated sequence MANEPVLDNVDRLQRSSRDVTTLPAVMSKWLSTVLPDGAAPEVTVESGIDSTGMSSETIILTARWRDGGKSIEQKLVTRVAPSAEDVQVFPTYRLDHQFEVIRKVGEITEVPVPPVRWLEPTGEVLGTPFFVMDYVAGEVPPDVMPYTFGNNWFADAPVERQRELQDATVGVLAKLHSIPNATSTFGFLSEGLGAPPARGGGDTALRRHYNWVRDWYDFAVPDIGRSPLLERTFSWLEDNWPTEVDAREPVLLWGDARVGNVLYRDFQPVAVLDWEMVTLGPRELDVAWMIYAHMVFQELTGLAGLPGLPDVMREEDVRATYQRLSGVEVGDLRWFYVYSGVMWACVFMRTGARRVHFGETEKPDDVESLFYHAGLMKRLIGEDQ